In Nitrospinaceae bacterium, the following are encoded in one genomic region:
- a CDS encoding amidohydrolase family protein — translation MTADLVVSNAQIVTPSSTFAGHIYVTGGRISAITSEKEAGAAREIDAEGRFVLPGMVDEHVHMMDPGFTDREDWTTGTMAAARGGITTVVDHHRSEPLVYTRKILEEKTEYINSRAVVDFGQLGGIDLDNLEHLKPMWDGGALGFKGFICELHGVPDLSEGVLLNVMREVKTFGGTVMLHCESDSILKKAKAQIDADGRTDYMCISDWRNPESEYVATMDAISLAELTGCTVLVAHVSQPRLLDAIHAARERGVQIFAESCPQYFFMDTDSLKEKGPFVKFTPVLRAPEVKDGMRAYLGQNMVDTIGTDHCPFPRALKEAGVDNIHDAPFGIPGVETTVRVMLTAVSDGLMTLNQWVKICCEQPARLFHLFPRKGAIQIGADADLIIVDMEREETLRDADIVSKCKWTPFDGMKTKGAPVMTIVRGNVVMKDGEVTGQAGIGEPVARVGS, via the coding sequence ATGACGGCCGATCTCGTTGTATCGAACGCGCAAATAGTTACCCCATCGTCCACCTTTGCAGGCCACATCTACGTGACTGGTGGTCGCATCTCGGCCATCACGAGTGAAAAGGAGGCCGGAGCTGCCCGTGAAATAGATGCCGAGGGGCGCTTTGTTCTTCCCGGTATGGTGGACGAGCATGTACACATGATGGATCCGGGCTTCACGGATCGAGAGGACTGGACAACAGGAACAATGGCAGCGGCAAGGGGCGGGATAACAACTGTTGTTGACCACCACCGCAGCGAGCCTCTCGTTTACACAAGAAAAATTCTTGAAGAGAAGACTGAGTATATAAACTCTCGTGCCGTGGTGGATTTTGGACAATTGGGCGGCATCGACCTGGATAATCTTGAGCATCTAAAACCCATGTGGGATGGCGGGGCACTGGGATTCAAGGGCTTTATTTGCGAGCTTCACGGGGTGCCTGATCTGTCCGAAGGCGTACTACTCAACGTCATGCGCGAGGTGAAGACCTTCGGCGGCACCGTAATGCTCCACTGCGAGAGCGATTCAATTCTCAAAAAGGCCAAGGCACAAATCGACGCCGACGGTCGCACCGACTACATGTGCATCAGCGACTGGCGCAACCCCGAGAGCGAGTACGTGGCAACGATGGACGCCATCTCGCTAGCCGAGTTGACCGGATGCACCGTCCTCGTCGCCCACGTAAGCCAGCCCCGCCTTCTCGATGCGATTCATGCGGCCAGGGAGCGCGGTGTTCAAATCTTCGCCGAAAGCTGCCCACAATACTTTTTCATGGACACCGATTCTTTGAAGGAAAAGGGTCCGTTCGTGAAATTCACGCCCGTTCTTCGGGCCCCCGAGGTGAAAGATGGCATGCGTGCCTATCTCGGCCAAAATATGGTGGACACCATCGGGACGGACCACTGCCCCTTCCCCCGAGCCCTGAAGGAGGCCGGCGTCGATAACATCCACGATGCCCCCTTCGGCATCCCAGGGGTCGAAACCACTGTCCGCGTCATGCTCACTGCTGTAAGTGATGGGCTCATGACCCTCAATCAGTGGGTTAAAATATGCTGCGAGCAGCCTGCCCGCCTTTTCCACCTTTTTCCGCGGAAAGGAGCAATCCAGATAGGCGCAGACGCCGACCTCATCATCGTGGACATGGAGCGCGAGGAAACACTCCGAGACGCCGACATTGTGTCCAAGTGCAAGTGGACGCCGTTCGATGGGATGAAGAC